A single genomic interval of Gemmatimonadota bacterium harbors:
- a CDS encoding HEAT repeat domain-containing protein — MYQLKKILPALLLFLCGCSSPHGDYVQQLRSGTVDQRIDAAAFLGAQRVFEAVPHLRAALRDSAAPVRTKAAWALGMLRAKEALRDLIRMLGDKDRDVRQIVAWALMQIEEPEAILALERAMASEPDAWVKKDMERAVRYLRQFDGEADVEEGRVRGEFF, encoded by the coding sequence ATGTATCAGTTAAAGAAAATACTGCCAGCACTTTTGCTTTTTTTATGTGGCTGTAGCTCGCCACATGGCGATTATGTTCAGCAATTGCGATCGGGGACGGTTGATCAGCGCATTGATGCGGCTGCCTTTTTGGGCGCACAGCGCGTTTTTGAAGCTGTTCCCCATTTGCGCGCTGCTTTGCGCGACTCTGCCGCACCTGTGCGCACAAAGGCCGCCTGGGCATTGGGAATGTTGCGGGCGAAGGAGGCATTGCGCGATCTGATCCGAATGCTTGGAGACAAAGATCGGGATGTGCGCCAGATTGTTGCCTGGGCATTGATGCAAATTGAAGAGCCGGAAGCCATTTTAGCACTTGAACGCGCTATGGCGTCTGAACCCGATGCATGGGTAAAGAAAGATATGGAGCGGGCAGTGCGCTACTTGAGGCAGTTTGATGGCGAAGCAGATGTTGAAGAAGGTCGTGTGAGAGGAGAATTTTTCTGA
- the hemL gene encoding glutamate-1-semialdehyde 2,1-aminomutase, protein MNTRSKTLFDAAQQVIPGGVNSPARAFGPVGGDPLFIVKGEGARIVDADGRSYIDFVGSWGPLILGHAHPEIVAAVNTAAAGGTSFGAPTEIEVKMAQLVTEMVPSVEMVRMVNSGTEATMSAIRLARGHTGRNKIVKFEGCWHGHADSFLIQAGSSALTMGAPSSPGVTPGTAADSITVPFNDLEAVEKAVVENRDEIAAVIVEPVAGNMGVIPPAPGFLQGLRDITAEMGIVLIFDEVITGFRVSQGGAQELYGVTPDLTTLGKIIGGGLPVGAFGGRREIMSDISPLGKMVSQAGTLSGNPLAMTAGYETLKRLREPGVYEVLEARVQALETGILENLKALGLKYQTNRVGSIMTLFFTEVPVTSFDAANACDQDLFARYFREMLNRGVYLAPSQFEAAFVSLAHSDADIDRTIKTNYEALKACIS, encoded by the coding sequence TTGAATACGCGTTCAAAAACGCTATTTGACGCAGCACAACAGGTGATTCCCGGAGGTGTAAATAGTCCTGCAAGAGCATTTGGTCCCGTAGGTGGTGACCCGCTCTTTATTGTGAAAGGAGAGGGGGCGCGAATTGTCGATGCCGATGGGAGATCTTATATCGATTTTGTGGGGTCCTGGGGACCGCTTATTTTGGGTCATGCACATCCGGAAATTGTCGCGGCTGTCAATACAGCGGCCGCTGGGGGGACGAGTTTTGGCGCGCCGACAGAAATCGAAGTGAAGATGGCCCAATTGGTCACTGAAATGGTGCCGAGTGTGGAAATGGTGCGGATGGTAAATTCGGGTACCGAAGCCACGATGTCGGCTATTCGGCTGGCTCGCGGGCACACGGGGCGAAACAAAATTGTCAAATTTGAGGGGTGCTGGCACGGGCATGCCGATAGTTTTCTGATTCAGGCGGGGTCTTCTGCTCTCACGATGGGCGCGCCGAGCAGCCCGGGGGTTACGCCTGGAACCGCAGCGGATTCGATTACAGTGCCTTTTAATGATCTGGAGGCCGTAGAAAAAGCCGTTGTGGAAAATAGGGATGAGATCGCGGCTGTTATTGTTGAGCCTGTGGCCGGCAATATGGGAGTGATTCCGCCAGCGCCGGGTTTTTTGCAGGGGTTGAGAGATATAACGGCAGAAATGGGTATTGTGCTGATTTTCGATGAGGTCATCACCGGGTTCCGCGTCAGTCAGGGGGGGGCGCAGGAGCTTTATGGGGTGACGCCTGATTTGACGACTTTGGGGAAGATTATCGGCGGTGGGCTGCCCGTTGGTGCTTTTGGCGGTAGGCGAGAAATTATGTCAGATATTTCACCGCTGGGTAAAATGGTGTCGCAGGCCGGCACATTGTCGGGCAATCCCCTGGCTATGACAGCGGGATATGAGACACTCAAACGCCTGCGAGAACCGGGTGTTTATGAGGTGCTGGAGGCAAGGGTACAGGCTCTGGAGACAGGTATTTTGGAAAATTTAAAAGCTCTGGGGTTGAAATATCAGACCAATCGGGTGGGTTCGATTATGACCTTGTTTTTTACGGAAGTACCTGTGACGTCATTCGATGCTGCCAATGCGTGTGATCAGGATCTGTTCGCCCGGTATTTTCGGGAGATGCTCAATCGAGGTGTTTATCTGGCTCCGTCGCAGTTTGAGGCTGCGTTTGTCTCTCTGGCCCATTCTGACGCGGATATTGACAGGACTATAAAGACCAATTACGAAGCCCTGAAAGCATGTATCAGTTAA
- the uvrA gene encoding excinuclease ABC subunit UvrA has protein sequence MSDTITIRGARQHNLKNIDLDIPRNCLVVITGPSGSGKSSLAFDTIYAEGQRRYVESLSAYARQFLDLMDKPDADSIEGLSPAVAIQQRGIPRTPRSTVGTITEVYDYLRLLFARIGTPHCPICSQPIVRQSVAQIVDRVLALPEGQRLQILAPLIRNAKGTHLSVFNQLRKEGYLRVRVNGEVASLDSDINLDKNTAHNIEAVIDRLVVRENMAARLADSLETALDLANGTATLDIIDDEEWTFSTRFACTEGHFEIEEIEPRLFTFNSPHGACPTCSGMGTVFEVDPDLVVPDPSKSILEGAIAPWGIPKGKRQADQLQRLSRNLSFDPSMPFSKLSKTVQRTILRGKTGVIPDLQHQYKTATSDEAREKIERFMRGQTCPDCQGACLRPEALAVTISNCTIADIASRPIEKIRQFFQTLDLKNNAAEIAAPLTREIENRLAFLTDVGVGYLALNRKAATLSGGEFQRIRLATQIGTRLVGVLYVLDEPSIGLHPRDNRKLIDTFCNLRDLGNSVIVVEHDREAMQMADHLIDLGPSAGERGGKIISQGPPKTVIADENSLTGNYLAGRKTIPLPPDIRHPRGHLSIRGASGHNLQNVNIDIPLGVFVCVTGVSGSGKSSLINHTLYPALARQLHRASTEPLPHKSIEGVEQIDKVIRIDQSPIGRTPRSNAATYTGLFTAIRQLYAQLPESRVRGYGAGRFSFNIKGGRCEACQGDGVRRIEMHFLPDVFVTCDVCSGSRYNRETLEIRYKGSSIADVLNLTVNRARTFFRNIPAAQRQLKSLADVGLGYLRLGQPATSLSGGEAQRVKLATELARTATGKTLYLLDEPTTGLHFDDIRVLIEVLDRLVDRGNTVLIIEHNLDVVKRADWVIDLGPDAGEKGGNIVATGTPETIAQNPSSHTGHFLKEILTPKATTDEHG, from the coding sequence ATGAGCGATACAATCACCATCAGAGGTGCGCGTCAGCACAACCTCAAAAACATCGACCTGGACATCCCGCGCAACTGCCTCGTCGTCATCACCGGACCCTCAGGATCGGGCAAATCGTCCCTGGCCTTCGACACGATCTACGCCGAAGGACAACGCCGTTATGTGGAATCGCTATCCGCCTATGCGCGGCAATTTCTCGATCTCATGGACAAACCCGATGCCGACAGCATAGAAGGACTCTCGCCCGCTGTGGCAATTCAACAACGCGGCATCCCCCGCACACCGCGTTCAACAGTGGGCACCATAACCGAAGTCTATGACTATTTGCGTCTCTTATTTGCCAGAATAGGCACGCCGCATTGTCCGATATGCAGCCAGCCCATTGTGCGCCAGAGCGTCGCGCAAATTGTCGATCGCGTACTCGCACTACCCGAAGGACAACGCCTTCAGATCCTCGCGCCTCTGATCCGCAATGCCAAAGGCACCCACCTGAGTGTTTTTAACCAGTTGCGCAAAGAAGGCTATCTCAGGGTGCGCGTCAATGGCGAAGTCGCGTCACTCGACAGCGACATCAACCTCGATAAAAACACAGCGCACAACATCGAAGCCGTCATCGACCGCCTCGTCGTGCGCGAAAACATGGCCGCGCGCCTCGCAGACTCACTCGAAACAGCCCTCGACCTGGCCAACGGCACAGCCACACTCGACATTATTGACGATGAGGAATGGACATTCTCCACGCGCTTTGCCTGCACAGAAGGCCACTTTGAAATCGAAGAAATAGAACCCCGCCTCTTCACATTCAATAGCCCGCACGGCGCTTGCCCTACTTGCAGCGGTATGGGCACTGTTTTTGAAGTCGATCCCGACCTCGTCGTGCCCGATCCGTCAAAATCCATCCTCGAAGGCGCGATTGCCCCCTGGGGGATCCCCAAAGGCAAACGCCAGGCAGACCAACTTCAACGCCTATCGCGCAACCTCTCATTCGATCCCTCAATGCCCTTTTCCAAACTCTCCAAAACCGTCCAAAGAACAATCCTCAGAGGAAAAACTGGCGTCATACCCGACCTCCAGCACCAATACAAAACGGCTACATCCGACGAAGCGCGAGAAAAAATCGAGCGTTTTATGCGCGGGCAAACCTGCCCCGACTGCCAGGGTGCGTGCTTGCGCCCTGAGGCTCTTGCCGTCACAATTTCCAATTGTACAATCGCAGACATCGCCAGCAGGCCTATTGAAAAAATCAGGCAATTCTTCCAAACACTCGACCTCAAAAACAACGCGGCCGAGATCGCTGCCCCCCTCACACGCGAAATCGAAAACCGCCTCGCATTTCTCACGGATGTCGGCGTGGGATACCTCGCGCTCAACCGCAAAGCCGCAACACTTTCAGGAGGTGAATTTCAGCGCATTCGCCTCGCCACACAAATCGGAACCCGCCTCGTCGGTGTTCTCTACGTACTCGACGAACCCAGTATAGGCTTACACCCCCGCGACAACCGCAAACTCATCGACACCTTCTGCAACCTGCGCGATTTGGGCAACTCGGTCATCGTGGTCGAACACGACCGCGAAGCCATGCAAATGGCCGATCATCTCATCGACCTGGGCCCGAGCGCGGGTGAACGCGGCGGCAAAATTATCTCACAGGGACCACCAAAAACCGTGATCGCAGACGAAAATTCTCTCACCGGCAATTATCTCGCCGGTCGAAAAACCATCCCTCTCCCCCCCGACATTCGCCACCCCCGCGGGCATCTCTCAATCAGAGGCGCCAGCGGACACAACTTGCAAAACGTCAATATCGATATTCCCCTGGGCGTCTTTGTATGCGTCACCGGCGTATCTGGCTCGGGCAAAAGCTCGCTCATCAATCACACCCTGTATCCCGCGCTCGCCCGACAACTCCACCGCGCCAGCACAGAACCATTGCCTCATAAATCTATCGAAGGCGTTGAACAAATCGACAAAGTCATTCGCATAGACCAATCCCCAATCGGGCGCACCCCGCGATCAAATGCCGCCACATACACGGGACTCTTCACAGCCATACGCCAACTCTACGCCCAATTGCCCGAATCCAGAGTGCGCGGTTATGGCGCCGGGCGCTTCAGCTTCAACATCAAAGGCGGGCGCTGCGAAGCCTGCCAGGGCGATGGCGTGCGCCGCATTGAAATGCACTTCCTCCCTGACGTATTCGTCACCTGCGACGTATGCAGTGGCAGCCGATACAACCGAGAAACCCTCGAAATCCGATACAAAGGCAGTTCAATAGCCGATGTCTTAAACCTCACAGTAAATCGTGCCCGCACCTTCTTCCGCAACATCCCGGCGGCACAGCGACAACTCAAATCACTCGCCGACGTGGGCCTGGGTTATTTGCGCCTCGGTCAGCCAGCCACATCCCTCTCTGGCGGCGAGGCACAGCGCGTCAAACTCGCAACCGAACTTGCGCGAACCGCCACGGGCAAAACGCTTTATCTCCTCGACGAACCCACCACGGGATTGCACTTTGACGACATCCGCGTCCTCATCGAAGTCCTCGACCGCCTCGTTGACCGCGGCAACACGGTTCTCATCATAGAACACAACCTCGACGTCGTCAAACGCGCAGACTGGGTCATCGACCTCGGACCCGACGCAGGCGAAAAAGGCGGCAACATCGTCGCAACCGGCACGCCAGAGACCATCGCCCAAAATCCATCTTCCCACACAGGTCATTTCCTCAAAGAAATTTTAACCCCAAAAGCAACCACCGATGAACACGGATAA